A portion of the Streptomyces erythrochromogenes genome contains these proteins:
- the npdG gene encoding NADPH-dependent F420 reductase, protein MTSSDSTQKPPAKDPWDLPDVSGLVVGVLGGTGDQGRGLAYRLARAGQKVIIGSRAADRARTAADELGLGVEGADNAECARRSDIVIIAVPWEGHAKTLEALREDLAGKLVVDCVNPLGFDKQGAYALQVEEGSAAQQAAALLPDSRVTAAFHHLSAVLLQDESIDEIDTDVMVLGESRADTDIVQALAARIPGMRGIFAGRLRNAHQVEALVANLISTNRRYKAHAGLRTTDV, encoded by the coding sequence ATGACTTCCTCAGACAGCACGCAGAAGCCGCCGGCCAAGGACCCCTGGGACCTGCCGGACGTGTCCGGCCTCGTCGTCGGCGTCCTCGGCGGCACCGGCGACCAGGGCCGGGGCCTCGCCTACCGGCTCGCCCGCGCCGGCCAGAAGGTGATCATCGGCTCCCGTGCCGCCGACCGCGCGCGCACCGCCGCCGACGAGCTGGGGCTCGGCGTGGAGGGCGCGGACAACGCCGAGTGCGCGCGCCGCAGCGACATCGTCATCATCGCGGTGCCGTGGGAGGGCCACGCCAAGACCCTCGAAGCGCTGCGCGAGGACCTCGCGGGCAAGCTCGTCGTCGACTGCGTCAACCCGCTCGGCTTCGACAAGCAGGGCGCCTACGCCCTCCAGGTCGAAGAGGGCAGCGCCGCCCAGCAGGCCGCCGCGCTGCTCCCGGACTCCCGCGTCACGGCCGCCTTCCACCACCTCTCGGCGGTCCTCCTCCAGGACGAGTCGATCGACGAGATCGACACCGACGTCATGGTCCTCGGCGAATCCCGCGCCGACACGGACATCGTCCAGGCCCTGGCCGCCCGCATCCCGGGCATGCGCGGCATCTTCGCGGGCCGCCTGCGCAACGCCCACCAGGTCGAGGCCCTCGTCGCGAACCTGATCTCCACCAACCGCCGCTACAAGGCCCACGCGGGCCTGCGCACGACGGACGTCTGA
- a CDS encoding HtaA domain-containing protein — protein MSSIRRPISLAAAVLTAAALGATAFALPATAAGGPPAGPVKIVGGTLDWGVLASYRAYVTGMAKGTITVADGAQQNADGTLRFVEPTGQYDPAGGHVVKAAFKGSVTFSSPAPPTGHGFEVKLSDIRIDTGTKKLTADVTKSGATAQDVPLATVAFAGQSMTGLATTLTKEAADALGSAGYENKAGDPLTANLKFEQPAPEPTPTKPTPTQDPTPTKDPSPTAPADGAQKVLNGKLTWGVKESFRRYVLGAGSITPAGGAAKNGELFDFAFGKGGLDAKKQKLNASFEGNLRFQYAAHGIDMTFGNPRIDATGKTGTLYVDVKNAAGSKTGVAFATLDLSKTDYKTKNGVLALNGVPAAFTADGAAVFANDTTGSMYKAGDAIDPLTFSVALDKDATLPPSTGGTTGGGSTGGTTGGTAGTAGGGSVGGGSVGGNLANTGAEIPAGALLTTSGVVIAAGAGAIYMARRRRTAQV, from the coding sequence ATGTCGTCCATCCGCCGCCCGATCTCCCTCGCGGCCGCCGTCCTGACCGCCGCCGCTCTCGGCGCCACCGCCTTCGCCCTGCCGGCCACCGCCGCGGGCGGCCCCCCGGCCGGGCCCGTGAAGATCGTCGGCGGCACCCTCGACTGGGGCGTCCTCGCCAGCTACCGCGCCTACGTGACCGGCATGGCCAAGGGCACCATCACCGTCGCCGACGGCGCCCAGCAGAACGCCGACGGCACCCTGCGATTCGTCGAGCCGACCGGCCAGTACGACCCGGCCGGCGGCCACGTGGTGAAGGCCGCCTTCAAGGGCAGCGTCACCTTCTCCTCTCCTGCCCCGCCGACCGGCCACGGCTTCGAGGTCAAGCTGTCGGACATACGCATCGACACCGGTACCAAGAAGCTGACCGCGGACGTCACCAAGTCCGGTGCCACCGCCCAGGACGTGCCGCTGGCCACCGTCGCCTTCGCCGGCCAGTCGATGACCGGCCTGGCGACGACCCTCACCAAGGAGGCCGCGGACGCGCTCGGTTCCGCCGGCTACGAGAACAAGGCCGGCGACCCGCTCACCGCGAACCTGAAGTTCGAGCAGCCCGCCCCCGAGCCGACCCCGACGAAGCCGACCCCGACCCAGGACCCCACCCCCACAAAGGACCCGAGCCCCACCGCTCCGGCCGACGGAGCGCAGAAGGTCCTGAACGGCAAGCTGACGTGGGGTGTGAAGGAGTCCTTCCGCCGGTACGTGCTGGGCGCGGGCTCGATCACCCCGGCCGGCGGCGCCGCCAAGAACGGCGAACTCTTCGACTTCGCCTTCGGCAAGGGAGGGCTGGACGCGAAGAAGCAGAAGCTGAACGCCTCCTTCGAGGGCAACCTCCGCTTCCAGTACGCGGCCCACGGCATCGACATGACCTTCGGCAACCCCCGCATCGACGCCACCGGCAAGACCGGCACCCTGTACGTCGACGTCAAGAACGCCGCCGGCAGCAAGACGGGCGTCGCCTTCGCCACGCTCGACCTGTCGAAGACCGACTACAAGACCAAGAACGGCGTGCTGGCGCTGAACGGCGTGCCGGCGGCCTTCACCGCCGACGGCGCGGCCGTCTTCGCCAACGACACCACCGGCTCCATGTACAAGGCGGGCGACGCGATCGACCCGCTCACCTTCTCCGTGGCGTTGGACAAGGACGCCACCCTGCCGCCGTCCACGGGCGGCACCACCGGCGGCGGCTCGACGGGCGGAACCACCGGCGGTACGGCTGGCACCGCGGGCGGCGGTTCGGTCGGCGGCGGCTCCGTCGGCGGCAACCTCGCCAACACCGGTGCCGAGATTCCGGCCGGGGCGCTGCTTACCACCTCCGGTGTCGTCATCGCGGCCGGCGCGGGCGCGATATACATGGCGCGCAGGCGCCGTACGGCCCAGGTCTGA
- the map gene encoding type I methionyl aminopeptidase: MSGQSLLVPGELSPARSVPGNIRRPEYVGKPAPTPYTGPEVQSAETIEAMRIAGRIAAQAMEEAAKLIAPGVTTDELDKVAHAYMCDHGAYPSTLGYRGYPKSLCSSVNEVICHGIPDSTVLRDGDIVNLDVTAYIGGVHGDNNATYLCGDVDEESRLLVERTREALNRAIKAVKPGRQINVIGRVIESYAKRFGYGVVRDFTGHGINSSFHSGLIIPHYDSPHATTVIEPGMTFTIEPMLTLGTHDYDMWDDGWTVVTKDRKRTAQFEHTLVVTDSGAEILTLP; this comes from the coding sequence ATGTCCGGTCAGTCGCTGCTCGTTCCAGGCGAGCTCTCTCCCGCCCGTTCCGTTCCCGGAAACATCCGCCGGCCCGAGTACGTCGGCAAGCCCGCGCCCACTCCGTACACCGGACCGGAGGTGCAGTCGGCCGAGACCATCGAGGCCATGCGCATCGCCGGCCGGATCGCCGCCCAGGCGATGGAAGAGGCCGCCAAGCTGATCGCGCCGGGGGTGACCACCGACGAGCTCGACAAGGTCGCCCACGCGTACATGTGCGACCACGGCGCCTACCCCTCGACGCTCGGCTACCGCGGCTACCCGAAGTCGCTGTGCTCCTCGGTCAACGAGGTCATCTGTCACGGGATCCCCGATTCCACCGTCCTGCGCGACGGCGACATCGTGAACCTCGACGTGACGGCGTACATCGGCGGGGTGCACGGCGACAACAACGCCACCTACCTGTGCGGTGACGTGGACGAGGAGTCGCGGCTGCTGGTGGAGCGCACCCGTGAGGCGCTGAACCGGGCGATCAAGGCCGTGAAGCCGGGCCGCCAGATCAACGTCATCGGGCGGGTCATCGAGTCGTACGCGAAGCGCTTCGGCTACGGCGTGGTCCGGGACTTCACCGGCCACGGCATCAACTCGTCCTTCCACTCCGGCCTGATCATCCCGCACTACGACAGCCCGCACGCGACCACGGTCATCGAGCCGGGGATGACGTTCACGATCGAGCCGATGCTGACCCTGGGCACCCACGACTACGACATGTGGGACGACGGCTGGACGGTCGTCACGAAGGACCGCAAGCGCACCGCGCAGTTCGAGCACACGCTGGTGGTGACGGACTCCGGGGCGGAGATCCTGACCCTTCCCTAG
- a CDS encoding site-2 protease family protein has product MGHQGTRHERRISSVFLGIFAVMAVTGWAVWTGYSTSTGLAVFLFVTSAWIVSLCLHEYAHARTALHGGDLTVGAKGYLTLNPLKYTHALLSIVLPVVFVILGGIGLPGGAVFIERDRIRGRWKHSLISAAGPLTNVAFAIVCTAPFWLDALDGVPLAFRYALGFLAMLQVTAAILNFLPVPGLDGYGVIEPWLSYRVRREVEPLAPFGLIAVFALLWIPAVNVFFFDVVDGVLSALGVSDLETYCGRDLYRFWQEGSGVCEVPQD; this is encoded by the coding sequence ATGGGTCATCAGGGCACCCGCCACGAGCGGCGGATCAGTTCGGTATTCCTCGGCATCTTCGCCGTCATGGCCGTCACGGGCTGGGCGGTGTGGACCGGGTACTCGACGAGCACCGGGCTCGCCGTGTTCCTCTTCGTGACGTCGGCGTGGATCGTCTCCCTCTGCCTGCACGAGTACGCGCACGCCCGTACCGCCCTGCACGGCGGCGACCTCACGGTCGGCGCCAAGGGCTACCTGACCCTGAACCCCCTCAAGTACACGCACGCGCTGCTCAGCATCGTCCTGCCGGTGGTCTTCGTGATCCTGGGCGGGATCGGCCTGCCGGGCGGCGCGGTCTTCATCGAGCGCGACCGGATCCGGGGCCGCTGGAAGCACAGCCTGATCTCGGCGGCGGGACCGCTGACGAACGTGGCCTTCGCGATCGTCTGCACGGCACCCTTCTGGCTGGACGCCCTGGACGGGGTGCCGCTCGCCTTCCGCTACGCGCTCGGTTTCCTCGCGATGCTCCAGGTGACGGCGGCGATCCTGAACTTCCTGCCGGTGCCGGGCCTCGACGGCTACGGGGTGATCGAGCCGTGGCTGTCGTACCGGGTGCGGCGCGAGGTGGAGCCGCTGGCGCCGTTCGGCCTGATCGCCGTCTTCGCACTGCTGTGGATCCCGGCGGTCAACGTCTTCTTCTTCGACGTGGTGGACGGGGTGCTGTCGGCGCTGGGCGTGTCGGACCTGGAGACGTACTGCGGCCGCGACCTCTACCGTTTCTGGCAGGAGGGCAGCGGCGTCTGCGAGGTCCCGCAGGACTAG
- a CDS encoding PhzF family phenazine biosynthesis protein produces the protein MNDLDVLKVFCAGDGRYGNLLGVVRDGRTCPDDASRQALAAELGYSETVFVDDPERGVVDIRTPGTRMSFAGHPLVGVAWLLDIEELQPPAGSVWARDDGEFTWITARPEWVEGKRTQQYDSVAEVEALPAPPPGEGWLYAWAWEDEAAGRVRARGFPRRPDGVIAEDEATGSAAILLTAQLDRALNITQGAGSQILTAPGADGTIEVGGRVRFAPPVHPA, from the coding sequence GTGAACGATCTCGATGTCCTGAAGGTCTTTTGCGCGGGTGACGGCCGGTACGGCAACCTGCTCGGCGTCGTGCGCGACGGCCGGACCTGCCCCGACGACGCGTCGCGGCAGGCGCTGGCCGCCGAACTCGGCTACAGCGAGACGGTGTTCGTCGACGACCCCGAGCGCGGGGTCGTCGACATCCGCACCCCCGGCACGCGGATGTCCTTCGCGGGACACCCGCTGGTCGGGGTCGCGTGGTTGCTGGACATCGAGGAGCTCCAGCCGCCCGCCGGATCGGTATGGGCCCGTGACGACGGGGAGTTCACCTGGATCACGGCCCGGCCCGAGTGGGTCGAGGGCAAGCGCACCCAGCAGTACGACAGCGTCGCCGAGGTCGAGGCGCTCCCGGCGCCGCCGCCCGGCGAGGGCTGGCTGTACGCCTGGGCGTGGGAGGACGAGGCCGCGGGCCGCGTCCGGGCCCGGGGCTTCCCGCGCCGCCCCGACGGCGTCATCGCCGAGGACGAGGCCACCGGTTCGGCGGCGATCCTGCTGACGGCCCAGCTGGACCGAGCCCTGAACATCACCCAGGGCGCCGGCTCCCAGATCCTCACCGCCCCCGGTGCCGACGGCACGATCGAGGTGGGCGGCCGCGTCCGCTTCGCCCCGCCCGTCCACCCCGCGTAG
- a CDS encoding heme/hemin ABC transporter substrate-binding protein, giving the protein METPRSPEPQSDDQDGAFVPTPAASHRFPRLAVAVAALALALTGCGGTATPPGSSAPAAAAAPDRVEPLAATPQPALPVTVPSADGAQVTVTSADRVIPLTGSLNEIVHTLGLGGQVVARDITATFEQAARLPVVTRGHDVSAESVLSLRPTLVLTETTTGPAEAVQQIRDAGIPVLVVAPAKGLDDVPKRIDTVAAALGVKDAGAQLNQRTADRIAAVRKNVPAAGGKQPRVAFLYLRGTASVYLLGGSDSGAASLLEAAGAVDTGKESGLGKDFTPITSEALAAAAPDAILVMSKGLESVGGIDGLVKIPGVAQTPAGMDRRVLTVDDGVLLNYGPRTDQVLSSLITQLYGKGA; this is encoded by the coding sequence ATGGAAACCCCCCGGTCCCCAGAACCTCAGTCGGACGATCAGGACGGTGCCTTCGTGCCTACGCCCGCCGCGTCACACCGCTTTCCCCGTCTCGCAGTTGCCGTGGCAGCACTGGCACTCGCGCTGACGGGCTGCGGAGGTACGGCCACCCCTCCGGGCTCATCCGCCCCCGCCGCCGCTGCCGCTCCGGACCGGGTGGAGCCGCTCGCCGCGACGCCGCAGCCCGCACTGCCGGTGACCGTGCCCTCGGCCGACGGCGCCCAGGTGACCGTCACCTCGGCCGACCGGGTGATCCCGCTGACCGGCAGCCTCAACGAGATCGTCCACACGCTGGGCCTCGGCGGACAGGTCGTCGCCCGGGACATCACGGCCACCTTCGAACAGGCCGCCCGGCTGCCGGTGGTGACACGTGGCCACGACGTCTCCGCCGAGAGCGTGCTCTCACTGCGCCCCACGCTGGTGCTGACGGAGACCACCACCGGTCCCGCCGAGGCGGTCCAGCAGATCCGCGACGCCGGCATCCCGGTCCTCGTGGTCGCTCCCGCCAAGGGGCTGGACGACGTTCCGAAGCGGATCGACACCGTCGCCGCGGCGCTCGGCGTCAAGGACGCAGGCGCCCAGCTGAACCAGCGCACCGCCGACCGGATCGCAGCCGTCCGCAAGAACGTTCCTGCGGCCGGGGGCAAGCAGCCCCGGGTGGCGTTCCTCTACCTGCGGGGCACCGCCTCCGTCTACCTGCTGGGCGGTTCGGACTCCGGCGCCGCCTCGCTGCTGGAGGCGGCCGGCGCGGTCGACACCGGCAAGGAGTCCGGCCTCGGCAAGGACTTCACCCCGATCACCAGCGAGGCCCTGGCGGCCGCCGCCCCCGACGCGATCCTGGTCATGTCCAAGGGCCTCGAATCGGTCGGCGGCATCGACGGCCTGGTGAAGATCCCGGGCGTCGCCCAGACCCCGGCCGGCATGGACCGCCGCGTGCTCACGGTCGACGACGGGGTCCTGCTCAACTACGGCCCCCGTACGGACCAGGTCCTGTCCTCCCTGATCACCCAGCTCTACGGCAAGGGAGCCTGA
- a CDS encoding biliverdin-producing heme oxygenase: protein MDAFSTVIRVASHEQHTEAETSTFMSDLLGGRLGVDAYTRYTEQLWFVYRALEEAAESLKDDPVAGPFIRPELMRVAEIERDLAHLLGPQWRENVVALPSTEAYAARVAQCAAEWPGGYVAHHYTRYLGDLSGGQIIRDKAERTWGFERKGDGVRFYVFADISNPAAFKRTYRELLDAIAADDLEKQRIIDECKRAFDFNGAVFRELGEEFRLTA, encoded by the coding sequence TTGGACGCCTTCTCTACGGTCATCCGCGTCGCGTCGCACGAGCAGCACACCGAGGCCGAGACGTCGACCTTCATGAGCGACCTGCTGGGCGGGCGGCTCGGAGTGGACGCGTACACGCGCTACACCGAACAGCTGTGGTTCGTGTACCGGGCCCTGGAGGAAGCGGCCGAGTCCCTGAAGGACGACCCGGTGGCGGGACCGTTCATCCGGCCCGAGCTGATGCGCGTCGCGGAGATCGAGCGGGACCTCGCGCACCTGCTGGGCCCGCAGTGGCGCGAGAACGTCGTGGCGCTGCCCTCGACCGAGGCCTACGCCGCGCGCGTGGCCCAGTGCGCGGCCGAGTGGCCGGGCGGGTACGTCGCCCACCACTACACCCGCTACCTGGGCGACCTCTCCGGCGGGCAGATCATCCGCGACAAGGCGGAGCGCACCTGGGGCTTCGAGCGCAAGGGCGACGGAGTCCGCTTCTACGTCTTCGCGGACATCTCCAACCCGGCGGCCTTCAAGCGGACCTACCGCGAGCTGCTGGACGCGATCGCCGCGGACGACCTGGAGAAGCAGCGCATCATCGACGAGTGCAAGCGCGCCTTCGACTTCAACGGCGCGGTGTTCCGCGAGCTGGGCGAGGAGTTCCGCCTCACCGCGTGA
- a CDS encoding FecCD family ABC transporter permease, with the protein MTLSYDTAGDGCVPGRSPQGAERTAAAPSDKENRSAPEETPRHAPGPTGAAPGEATGTGTEPAEPAEPAAGERRRRRGRKALLLTVALVATLLLLALVSAGTGAYRIPTADVLASAQHRLGLGGAPLDRVGESVLWNVRLPRVVLALLVGASLGCAGALMQGVFGNPLAEPGVIGISAGAAVGAVAAIGLGLSFFGNWTITVCAFVAGLITVSSVYLLSRNGGKTEIVTLILTGIAVNAFAGALIGLFVFFADSGQVNQITFWQLGSLAQATWPKVLAVLPCAVAGLLVAPFYARRLDLLSLGERPARHLGIDVERLRLALILVVALLTAAAVAVAGVITFIGLLVPHLLRMANGPGHRFLVPGSALAGAVVLVAGDLAARTLAQPAELPLGVLTALIGSPFFFWLLRRTRRKQGGWA; encoded by the coding sequence GTGACGCTCTCCTACGACACCGCCGGGGACGGGTGTGTGCCGGGGCGCTCCCCGCAGGGCGCCGAACGCACCGCCGCCGCACCGTCCGACAAGGAGAACCGTTCGGCGCCCGAGGAGACGCCCCGGCACGCCCCCGGCCCCACCGGAGCCGCCCCCGGCGAAGCCACCGGCACGGGAACCGAGCCCGCCGAGCCCGCCGAGCCCGCCGCAGGCGAACGCCGCCGCCGTCGCGGCCGGAAGGCCCTGCTCCTCACCGTCGCCCTGGTCGCGACCCTGCTCCTCCTCGCCCTGGTCTCCGCCGGCACCGGCGCCTACCGCATCCCCACCGCGGACGTACTCGCCTCCGCCCAGCACCGCCTGGGCCTCGGCGGGGCACCGCTGGACCGGGTCGGCGAGAGCGTGCTGTGGAACGTACGCCTCCCCCGCGTCGTGCTCGCGCTGCTCGTCGGCGCCAGCCTCGGCTGCGCCGGCGCGCTCATGCAGGGCGTCTTCGGCAACCCCCTCGCCGAGCCCGGCGTCATCGGCATCTCGGCGGGCGCCGCCGTCGGCGCGGTCGCCGCCATCGGCCTCGGCCTCAGCTTCTTCGGCAACTGGACCATCACCGTCTGCGCGTTCGTCGCGGGCCTGATCACCGTCAGCTCGGTCTACCTCCTCTCCCGCAACGGCGGGAAGACGGAGATCGTCACGCTGATCCTCACCGGCATCGCGGTCAACGCCTTCGCCGGCGCCCTCATCGGCCTGTTCGTGTTCTTCGCGGACAGCGGCCAGGTCAACCAGATCACCTTCTGGCAACTGGGCTCCCTGGCCCAGGCCACCTGGCCCAAGGTGCTCGCGGTCCTGCCCTGCGCCGTCGCCGGCCTGCTCGTCGCCCCCTTCTACGCCCGCCGGCTCGACCTGCTCTCGCTCGGCGAGCGGCCCGCCCGCCACCTCGGCATCGACGTCGAACGGCTGCGCCTGGCCCTCATCCTGGTCGTCGCGCTGCTCACCGCGGCCGCCGTGGCCGTCGCCGGCGTCATCACCTTCATCGGCCTGCTCGTCCCGCACCTGCTGCGCATGGCCAACGGCCCCGGCCACCGCTTCCTGGTCCCGGGCAGCGCCCTGGCCGGCGCCGTGGTCCTGGTCGCGGGCGACCTCGCCGCCCGGACCCTCGCCCAGCCCGCCGAGCTGCCGCTCGGTGTCCTGACCGCCCTGATCGGCAGCCCGTTCTTCTTCTGGCTGCTGCGTCGCACCCGCCGCAAGCAAGGAGGCTGGGCGTGA
- a CDS encoding S41 family peptidase, which yields MPTHEEIIERALERIGAGYVFPEKAVDIDAAVRRRLAAGEYDGLDERALCETVTAHIQEVCPDKHLRLLWVEEPQSLEPEDQDAGRAAFLALLQAENHGVRRVERLEGGVTLVDVRLISTADEGAAVIGAAMQLASRGSALVLDLRACRGGSPEGAAMWCSYFFPDDQVHLNDIYDRATGSTRQYWTLAHLPAPRYLDRPVYVLTSALTFSGGEDVAYTLQAHGRAVLVGETTRGGAHPTDRHAVSEHVLVAVPTARTISTVTGGNWEGVGVVPDVPVPADQALDTALKAARAAAGG from the coding sequence GTGCCTACACACGAAGAGATCATCGAGCGTGCCCTGGAGCGGATCGGCGCAGGGTACGTGTTCCCCGAGAAGGCCGTGGACATCGACGCCGCGGTCCGGCGCCGGCTCGCGGCCGGCGAGTACGACGGCCTGGACGAGCGGGCGCTGTGCGAGACGGTCACGGCGCACATCCAGGAGGTGTGCCCGGACAAGCACCTGCGGTTGCTGTGGGTCGAGGAGCCGCAGTCGCTGGAACCGGAGGACCAGGACGCCGGACGGGCGGCCTTCCTCGCACTGCTGCAGGCCGAGAACCACGGTGTGCGGCGCGTCGAGCGGCTGGAGGGCGGCGTCACCCTCGTCGACGTCCGCCTGATATCGACGGCCGACGAGGGGGCCGCCGTGATCGGCGCCGCCATGCAGCTGGCCTCCCGCGGCTCCGCGCTCGTCCTGGACCTGCGCGCATGCCGGGGCGGCTCGCCGGAGGGGGCCGCGATGTGGTGCAGCTACTTCTTCCCCGACGACCAGGTGCACCTGAACGACATCTACGACCGCGCCACCGGGTCCACCCGCCAGTACTGGACGTTGGCGCACCTGCCCGCGCCCCGCTACCTCGACCGCCCCGTGTACGTGCTGACCAGCGCGCTCACCTTCTCCGGCGGCGAGGACGTCGCCTACACCCTCCAGGCGCACGGCCGTGCCGTCCTCGTCGGCGAGACCACGCGGGGCGGTGCGCACCCCACGGATCGGCACGCGGTGAGCGAGCACGTCCTGGTGGCGGTGCCGACCGCCCGGACGATCAGCACGGTGACGGGCGGCAACTGGGAGGGCGTCGGGGTCGTCCCCGACGTCCCGGTCCCGGCCGATCAGGCACTCGACACGGCGCTCAAGGCCGCCCGGGCGGCCGCCGGGGGCTGA